One Aegilops tauschii subsp. strangulata cultivar AL8/78 chromosome 7, Aet v6.0, whole genome shotgun sequence genomic window carries:
- the LOC109761215 gene encoding probable chromo domain-containing protein LHP1, translating into MGRGKKDPWAARGSVDPVEVEEAAAVMEVEEEEEVKGDEEEEWNHEEDEAEEEEEEWEQEEEEADEASAEEEPEEQRSPPKLAEGFYEIETIRRRRRRQNQIQYLVKWRGWPESANTWEPEENLKACSDFVEAFEKRQQPRSYGKRKRKRKISTTPVVSPNPSSQGRRGRPRRSDPRSLSQRPVPERKILPPRASSRRGTDNSNRNLVAGSDASVNVAPQQLLGQGATQEGSSNVLSVGLPSVVVHQQDEHQPASGVSKVDSSVQGPPPQVGQVTGAKKRKLGSVRRFKQDEAQQEQGQVVNGTSEKPGNEKTDSAQGETGDRTKGEGGANRCITKIIKPVRYHATMTDDVQQVSITFRALRSDGQEVLVDDKELKSTNPLVLINYYEQHLRYSPTS; encoded by the coding sequence ATGGGTCGAGGCAAAAAGGATCCCTGGGCGGCACGCGGATCCGTCGATCcggtggaggtggaggaggcggcaGCGGTGATGGAGgttgaagaggaggaggaagtcAAGGGAGACGAAGAGGAGGAGTGGAATCACGAGGAGGatgaggcggaggaggaggaagaggagtgggaacaggaggaagaggaggctgATGAGGCCTCGGCGGAGGAGGAGCCGGAGGAGCAGCGGTCGCCGCCCAAGCTGGCGGAGGGATTCTACGAGATCGAGACcatacgccgccgccgccgccgccagaacCAGATACAGTACCTCGTCAAATGGCGTGGGTGGCCGGAGAGCGCCAACACATGGGAGCCTGAAGAAAACCTGAAGGCCTGCTCTGATTTTGTTGAAGCCTTTGAGAAGCGGCAGCAACCAAGGTCCTATGGCAAGCGCAAGCGCAAGCGCAAGATCTCCACTACTCCGGTGGTAAGTCCCAACCCTTCTTCTCAGGGTAGAAGGGGCCGCCCACGGCGTTCAGATCCTCGGTCTCTGTCCCAACGTCCTGTCCCAGAGCGCAAGATATTGCCTCCCAGAGCAAGCAGCAGGAGAGGTACTGATAACAGCAACAGGAACTTGGTTGCGGGGTCTGATGCATCAGTGAACGTGGCTCCTCAGCAACTGCTTGGACAAGGTGCTACACAGGAGGGCAGCTCAAATGTGCTTTCGGTTGGTCTGCCGTCTGTTGtggttcatcaacaggatgaacATCAGCCTGCGAGTGGTGTATCAAAGGTTGATAGTTCAGTACAGGGACCCCCACCTCAGGTTGGCCAGGTGACCGGTGCCAAGAAGCGCAAGCTTGGGTCTGTCAGGAGGTTCAAGCAGGATGAGGCGCAGCAGGAGCAAGGGCAAGTTGTCAATGGCACAAGTGAGAAGCCTGGCAATGAGAAAACTGATTCCGCACAAGGAGAAACGGGTGATAGGACCAAGGGGGAGGGCGGTGCTAACCGTTGCATCACTAAGATCATCAAGCCAGTGCGGTATCATGCCACCATGACAGATGACGTGCAGCAGGTTTCCATAACATTCAGAGCACTCAGGTCTGATGGGCAGGAGGTTCTTGTGGATGACAAGGAATTGAAGTCTACAAACCCGTTGGTGCTGATAAACTACTACGAGCAGCACCTGCGTTACAGTCCCACCTCGTGA